Proteins from a genomic interval of Shewanella seohaensis:
- a CDS encoding LysR family transcriptional regulator yields the protein MDLKVLRYFIEIIDAGGFGKASEKVHLTQPALSKALRQLEEELDLVLLERGKRGTQVKLTQAGEVVYRHGKELLAGRQRMLAELSAQRSLTAGELKLGLAPLGSAEIFAPIIAKYRQQYPQIDMHLLVRGGVEQTLAIQKGEIELATGIINFDDGYHGIRVFNDPMVVVLPKENPLTSRPMLSIHDLVDEPQVMFETEYTLYQLVLTACQHAGFTPKNITRVSQADFGIALVAAGTGVMILPRSIARRYSVSGVVNIPLASDELRWELSLFWRKEQVLSFAAQAMIALVEKHLTQK from the coding sequence ATGGATCTTAAAGTGCTGCGTTATTTTATCGAGATCATCGATGCCGGCGGTTTTGGCAAGGCCAGCGAAAAGGTTCACCTCACCCAACCCGCCCTCTCCAAGGCGCTGCGTCAATTAGAGGAAGAACTCGATCTGGTACTACTCGAGCGCGGCAAACGTGGCACTCAAGTTAAGCTCACCCAAGCGGGAGAAGTGGTCTATCGCCATGGCAAGGAGTTACTCGCTGGCCGACAACGCATGCTGGCCGAACTCAGTGCCCAGCGCAGTTTAACCGCAGGCGAATTGAAACTCGGTCTCGCGCCACTCGGCAGTGCTGAAATTTTTGCCCCTATCATTGCCAAATATCGCCAGCAATATCCGCAAATTGATATGCACCTGCTGGTGCGCGGCGGCGTGGAGCAAACCTTAGCTATTCAAAAGGGTGAAATTGAACTGGCCACCGGGATTATCAACTTCGACGATGGTTACCACGGTATTCGAGTGTTTAACGATCCCATGGTGGTGGTGCTGCCCAAGGAGAATCCCCTCACCTCGCGACCAATGCTGTCGATCCACGACTTAGTCGACGAGCCACAAGTGATGTTTGAAACCGAATATACTTTGTATCAACTGGTGTTAACCGCTTGCCAACACGCCGGATTTACTCCTAAAAACATCACTCGAGTCAGCCAAGCCGACTTCGGAATTGCCCTTGTGGCGGCGGGCACGGGCGTGATGATACTGCCGCGCTCTATCGCGCGGCGTTACAGCGTATCTGGGGTGGTGAATATTCCATTGGCGAGCGATGAACTGCGCTGGGAGTTATCACTGTTTTGGCGCAAAGAACAGGTATTGTCCTTTGCGGCGCAGGCGATGATTGCGTTAGTGGAGAAACACTTAACGCAAAAGTAG
- a CDS encoding basic amino acid ABC transporter substrate-binding protein produces MKKSMLLGGLALTATLLLAGCGKSNDVLVVGTNAAFPPFEYVGGQSGDEIKGFDIELAKQIAKDAGKTLKVENMKFDSLIVALNSGKIDFIASGMTITPERQASVNFSEPYYEATQVLLVNKDNDTIHTLDDIKDKHFAVQLGSTADMMSKKYTQNVTAFNTGFEAIMELKNGKVDLVLFDSEPAANYLAKNPDLKLIKLNFPPEFYGFAVSKQQPELLNSINNTLKNLKESGQYQALVSAHIK; encoded by the coding sequence ATGAAAAAATCCATGTTATTAGGCGGCCTAGCCCTCACTGCCACCTTGTTGTTAGCTGGATGTGGGAAAAGCAACGATGTTTTAGTGGTTGGCACCAATGCGGCCTTCCCGCCCTTTGAATACGTTGGCGGACAAAGTGGCGACGAGATCAAAGGCTTCGACATTGAGCTTGCCAAACAAATCGCTAAAGATGCCGGCAAGACGCTCAAAGTCGAAAACATGAAATTCGATTCACTGATCGTCGCGCTAAACTCTGGCAAGATTGATTTTATCGCCTCTGGCATGACCATCACGCCAGAGCGCCAGGCCAGCGTTAACTTTTCGGAGCCCTACTATGAGGCAACTCAAGTGCTGCTCGTAAATAAAGATAACGACACCATTCATACCCTTGATGACATTAAAGACAAGCACTTTGCGGTGCAGCTTGGCTCAACCGCCGATATGATGTCTAAAAAATACACTCAAAATGTCACCGCTTTTAACACAGGCTTCGAAGCCATCATGGAACTGAAGAATGGCAAAGTCGACTTAGTGCTATTCGATAGCGAGCCTGCGGCGAACTATCTGGCGAAAAATCCCGATCTCAAACTGATCAAGCTGAACTTTCCCCCTGAGTTTTATGGCTTTGCGGTATCAAAGCAGCAGCCTGAACTTCTCAATAGCATTAATAACACGCTGAAAAACTTGAAAGAAAGCGGCCAATATCAGGCGCTCGTTTCAGCCCATATCAAGTGA
- a CDS encoding amino acid ABC transporter permease translates to MLEAINTSLFSPIGDDGMIGILLILNGLKVTLIVTFFAMLLGAVLGVGTTLMKMSSKWYIRFPAELYVGVIRGTPVVVQLVILYFIVLAAFDVDKVTAAIIAFGLNSGAYISEIIRAGIQAVDKGQTEAARSLGLSQAMTMKLIILPQAIKNILPALGNEFIVLLKETAVIGFIGGVDLMRAGEIIRSRTFEDSIPLFTCALIYLFLTYSFTFMLSKFEKRLKQSD, encoded by the coding sequence ATGTTAGAAGCAATCAATACTTCGCTGTTTAGTCCCATTGGCGACGACGGCATGATAGGCATACTGCTGATCCTAAATGGCTTAAAAGTCACCTTGATTGTGACCTTCTTCGCCATGTTATTAGGCGCAGTATTAGGCGTGGGTACCACACTGATGAAGATGTCTTCAAAGTGGTATATCCGCTTCCCCGCCGAGCTTTATGTTGGCGTGATCCGCGGCACGCCAGTGGTGGTGCAGTTAGTGATCCTTTACTTCATCGTGCTGGCCGCATTCGATGTTGATAAGGTCACCGCCGCCATCATCGCCTTTGGTTTAAACAGCGGCGCTTATATCTCTGAGATTATTCGCGCAGGGATCCAAGCCGTCGATAAAGGTCAAACCGAAGCGGCTCGCTCGCTCGGCCTGTCACAGGCGATGACCATGAAGCTGATTATTCTGCCGCAGGCGATTAAGAATATTCTGCCCGCGTTAGGCAATGAGTTTATCGTGCTACTCAAAGAAACCGCCGTAATTGGCTTTATTGGCGGTGTGGATTTAATGCGGGCGGGTGAGATTATCCGTAGCCGTACCTTTGAAGACAGTATCCCACTCTTTACCTGTGCACTGATTTACCTGTTCCTGACCTACAGCTTCACATTTATGCTGTCGAAATTCGAAAAGAGGTTGAAGCAAAGTGATTAA
- a CDS encoding amino acid ABC transporter ATP-binding protein encodes MINITNLHKSYGDNAVLKGINEHIRQGEVVSVIGPSGSGKSTFLRCINLLEKPTQGDIEIEGQSITAKDACVDKLRQKVGMVFQNFNLFPHKTVLQNITLAPVSLKLMAQAEADNKALALLTQVGLQDKANAYPSSLSGGQKQRVAIARALAMEPDLMLFDEPTSALDPEMVGDVLDVMKDLAQKGMTMVIVTHEMGFARDVSDRVIFMDGGYVVESNIPEELFTRPKEARTQSFLSKVLR; translated from the coding sequence GTGATTAACATAACCAACCTACACAAAAGTTACGGCGATAATGCGGTCCTTAAGGGCATCAACGAACATATTCGCCAAGGCGAAGTGGTGAGTGTTATCGGCCCTAGTGGCAGCGGTAAAAGCACCTTTTTACGTTGCATCAATCTGTTAGAAAAACCCACCCAAGGGGATATTGAAATCGAAGGGCAATCCATTACCGCCAAGGATGCCTGTGTCGATAAATTGCGGCAAAAAGTGGGCATGGTGTTCCAAAACTTCAACCTATTCCCCCATAAAACCGTATTGCAAAACATTACCTTAGCGCCAGTGAGCCTAAAGTTAATGGCCCAAGCCGAAGCCGATAACAAGGCGCTGGCGCTGCTCACTCAAGTGGGTTTGCAGGATAAAGCTAATGCCTACCCTTCGAGTCTCTCGGGTGGACAAAAACAAAGGGTTGCCATTGCCCGCGCGCTGGCGATGGAGCCGGATCTGATGCTATTCGATGAGCCCACCTCGGCACTCGACCCTGAAATGGTCGGCGATGTACTGGATGTGATGAAGGACTTAGCGCAAAAAGGCATGACCATGGTGATTGTCACCCACGAAATGGGCTTTGCACGCGATGTTTCGGACAGAGTCATCTTTATGGATGGCGGCTATGTGGTGGAGTCCAATATCCCCGAGGAATTATTCACCCGCCCCAAAGAAGCCAGAACCCAAAGCTTTTTAAGTAAGGTGCTGAGGTAA
- a CDS encoding sugar-binding protein yields the protein MARLLMLLIAFSLLPLSCGYAKELKFAVVPKFYSIFFDQSKTGCVDAAAQIKGVECIYRGPESSSVRLQDQVINQLIDEGVDGIAVAVTQSKYLAENSLKRAKEAGIPVVTYDSDLDASIDEAPKNLRLAYIGTDNFALGQSLGEELKKLRPNGGTLIMQSGRPDSPNLNLRLMGVRSALSGKTYNAPPGKLLNNEQGWTEVREPLFNFDQLSQAVKQMESVMKGKPVKANSFVAVGGWAQNDAALYREMMAPYQNKIDNKDIVIIITDTSPEQLTMLKDRLAHINIGQSPYEMGRQAILTLYKIVTKQKYDDIIYTPVTFCTQQNYETCEKPAGM from the coding sequence ATGGCGAGATTATTGATGCTGCTGATTGCTTTTAGCCTATTACCACTGTCTTGTGGCTACGCAAAGGAACTTAAGTTTGCAGTAGTGCCTAAATTCTATAGTATTTTTTTTGATCAAAGCAAAACGGGTTGTGTTGACGCCGCCGCACAAATTAAAGGGGTTGAATGCATCTATCGCGGACCCGAATCAAGTAGTGTGAGATTGCAAGATCAAGTGATAAACCAGCTGATTGATGAAGGTGTGGATGGAATTGCCGTTGCGGTTACGCAATCTAAGTATCTTGCCGAAAATAGCCTAAAGAGGGCAAAGGAAGCCGGCATCCCCGTTGTTACCTATGACTCAGACTTGGATGCTTCTATCGATGAAGCTCCTAAAAATTTACGTTTGGCTTATATCGGCACCGACAATTTTGCACTAGGTCAGTCGTTAGGGGAGGAGCTTAAAAAGTTACGGCCCAATGGGGGAACCCTCATCATGCAATCGGGGCGGCCCGATTCTCCAAATCTGAATTTAAGACTGATGGGCGTGCGCTCCGCGTTATCTGGCAAAACCTACAATGCCCCTCCAGGGAAATTACTTAATAACGAGCAGGGCTGGACTGAAGTGCGCGAGCCTTTGTTTAATTTTGACCAACTTAGTCAAGCGGTTAAGCAAATGGAGTCCGTGATGAAAGGCAAGCCAGTAAAAGCAAATTCCTTCGTTGCCGTAGGCGGTTGGGCACAAAATGATGCAGCCCTCTATCGTGAAATGATGGCTCCCTATCAAAATAAAATCGATAACAAGGACATCGTCATTATTATTACCGACACCTCTCCAGAGCAATTAACTATGTTGAAAGACCGCCTTGCCCATATCAACATTGGTCAAAGTCCCTATGAAATGGGCAGGCAGGCCATTTTGACCTTATATAAAATTGTCACCAAACAAAAATACGACGACATTATCTACACACCTGTGACCTTTTGTACTCAGCAGAACTATGAGACCTGCGAGAAACCTGCGGGAATGTAA
- the nfsB gene encoding oxygen-insensitive NAD(P)H nitroreductase — protein sequence MSDLSFLAKKRYTTKAFDPTKTIPADKIAEIKTLLQFSPSSTNSQPWHFVLASTAEGKSLIAQSTEHFAFNTQKILNASHVVVLCTRTQLDEAHLLQVLEQEAADGRFANEEAKQGQHNGRSFFANMHKNELKDAQHWMEKQVYLALGTLMLGASVLDIDACPIEGFDATKLNQVLGLREKGFCASVVVALGYRSEEDFNAKLPKSRLAQEVIFTEI from the coding sequence ATGAGTGATTTAAGTTTTCTCGCTAAAAAGCGTTACACCACTAAAGCCTTTGATCCAACAAAGACGATTCCTGCCGACAAGATAGCCGAAATCAAGACATTACTGCAGTTCAGCCCATCATCGACTAACTCGCAGCCTTGGCATTTTGTGTTAGCAAGCACGGCCGAAGGCAAAAGCTTAATCGCGCAATCGACCGAACACTTTGCCTTTAACACCCAGAAAATCCTTAATGCTTCCCATGTGGTCGTGCTCTGCACTCGCACTCAACTCGATGAAGCCCATTTACTGCAAGTGTTAGAGCAAGAGGCTGCAGATGGCCGTTTTGCCAATGAAGAAGCCAAGCAAGGCCAGCACAACGGCCGCTCTTTCTTTGCCAATATGCACAAGAATGAGTTAAAAGACGCCCAACATTGGATGGAAAAACAAGTGTATTTAGCTCTCGGAACCCTAATGTTAGGTGCGAGCGTACTCGATATCGATGCCTGTCCAATCGAAGGTTTTGATGCAACTAAACTCAATCAAGTCTTAGGCCTGCGCGAAAAAGGTTTCTGCGCATCTGTGGTGGTCGCTCTAGGTTACCGCTCCGAAGAAGACTTCAACGCTAAGTTACCTAAGTCACGTTTAGCGCAAGAGGTTATCTTTACCGAGATCTAA
- a CDS encoding DNA-J related domain-containing protein, producing the protein MLLAKPSLSAEAQSATLSTTKGDNPLIWPVLSVLQASNQSWKIHHLATELQNRGLIHPLDENPGNDLFKRNFLLMNALFELQEILMPKQWLQVKAMEIQIFRLVPSNVNLLIMEDTSLREYYLDWNNYDTSENVVRELLEAFWSSYKSYIGLNVNLMHKGHALRVFELDESATPRDIRKQWRRLALKWHPDRPEGDAARFREVCEAWQSLRDIA; encoded by the coding sequence ATGCTACTCGCTAAACCTTCACTCAGTGCAGAAGCTCAATCGGCAACGCTCTCGACCACTAAGGGCGATAACCCGTTAATCTGGCCCGTGTTATCCGTGTTACAAGCCTCTAATCAAAGCTGGAAAATCCATCACCTGGCGACCGAACTGCAAAATCGCGGGCTAATCCATCCGTTAGATGAAAACCCTGGTAATGATTTGTTTAAACGCAATTTTTTACTGATGAATGCCCTGTTCGAACTGCAAGAGATCCTGATGCCAAAGCAATGGCTGCAAGTCAAAGCGATGGAGATCCAGATTTTCCGCCTCGTGCCTTCCAACGTTAACCTATTGATAATGGAAGATACTTCCCTGCGGGAATACTATCTTGACTGGAATAACTACGACACCAGTGAAAACGTAGTACGCGAATTATTGGAAGCCTTCTGGAGCAGTTATAAGAGCTATATTGGCCTGAACGTGAACTTGATGCACAAGGGCCACGCCCTGAGGGTATTCGAGTTAGATGAGAGCGCAACACCAAGGGACATCCGCAAACAATGGCGCCGTTTAGCGCTGAAATGGCACCCCGATAGACCCGAAGGCGATGCGGCGCGTTTCCGTGAAGTCTGTGAGGCTTGGCAATCCCTGCGCGATATTGCTTAA
- a CDS encoding DsbA family protein has translation MIKPIALAVALIVAPFSTFAANFVEGTHYTQISDKAPSSEPKLTEFFSFYCHNCFNMETNYLPDIKANLNKGIAFDTKHVDFMNSDIGTEVMRSLAVIHELDNKDALTHAMFAAIQGEAGANGHDHSAPGHKHEPQINSRDDIKQIFAKFGIDAAKYDQLADSKSTDEKLALWRAQQNQFRVESVPAFIVNDKYAVNLSSIKTLDELIGLINYLAVEKDAQAPKSSGGSLNWLFLAFAAVIALGRQKRLS, from the coding sequence ATGATCAAACCAATCGCCTTGGCTGTCGCCTTAATCGTTGCACCATTTAGCACCTTTGCCGCCAACTTTGTCGAAGGCACGCACTACACGCAAATCTCTGACAAAGCACCGAGCAGCGAGCCAAAACTCACGGAGTTTTTCTCCTTCTATTGCCATAACTGTTTCAATATGGAAACCAACTATCTACCTGATATCAAAGCCAATCTAAACAAAGGTATTGCATTTGATACTAAGCATGTCGACTTTATGAATAGCGACATTGGCACCGAGGTGATGCGCTCACTGGCAGTTATTCATGAGTTAGATAATAAAGATGCGTTAACCCATGCGATGTTCGCCGCCATCCAAGGCGAAGCTGGCGCAAACGGCCACGACCACAGTGCGCCAGGCCATAAGCACGAGCCGCAAATCAACAGCCGTGACGACATTAAGCAAATTTTTGCCAAGTTTGGTATCGATGCGGCCAAGTACGACCAACTCGCCGACAGTAAAAGCACAGATGAGAAACTAGCCCTGTGGCGTGCCCAGCAAAACCAATTCCGCGTTGAAAGCGTGCCAGCCTTTATCGTTAACGATAAATATGCGGTTAACTTAAGCAGTATCAAAACCTTAGATGAGCTGATTGGCTTAATTAACTATCTGGCCGTCGAGAAGGATGCTCAGGCGCCTAAGAGTTCAGGCGGCAGCTTAAACTGGTTATTCTTAGCCTTTGCAGCCGTTATCGCCCTTGGCCGCCAAAAGCGTTTGAGCTAA
- a CDS encoding DUF4382 domain-containing protein produces MNIQKSALAIALTGLLFGCGGSDSSEPATQMATFSLGVSDNPADAKSVTIAFRQVVLKNDTGSYSFNVTPNGELKFVDLLEFQGSAVDTLVSGQSIPVGEYQMCLYMKNSTVANSDSSHVQTLDDTLYGLTTNSNGSCGGVGAEESDTGRLFFNKKFTIAAGVNSFVAEFDLSKGLQDPHGNKDYWTLKPTSVQLFNQSEVGAIKGTVGATVMEGCEVAAGGSVFSPAVYLYPANTTLEQMKDFRTEADTATEIAPIAAARVNDVTDANGQVIDHDYEFGFVVAGDYSLGYTCLAQNDDPDVSNNPDDVESPFFIHAAETGVTVTAKGVAERNFP; encoded by the coding sequence ATGAATATTCAAAAAAGTGCTCTAGCGATAGCGTTGACAGGTTTGCTGTTTGGTTGCGGTGGCTCAGATTCGAGTGAACCTGCCACCCAAATGGCGACATTCAGCCTAGGCGTATCCGATAATCCCGCCGATGCCAAATCGGTCACGATTGCATTCAGGCAAGTGGTATTAAAGAACGATACAGGTAGCTACTCGTTCAATGTCACCCCAAATGGCGAGCTTAAATTTGTCGATTTATTGGAGTTTCAAGGCAGTGCGGTAGATACCCTAGTGAGCGGTCAATCGATTCCCGTGGGCGAATATCAAATGTGTTTGTATATGAAAAACAGCACAGTAGCCAATAGCGACAGCTCACACGTACAAACCTTAGACGACACTCTCTATGGGCTAACGACCAACAGCAACGGCTCATGCGGCGGTGTGGGTGCCGAGGAAAGCGATACGGGCCGATTGTTTTTCAATAAGAAATTCACCATTGCGGCGGGCGTCAATAGCTTTGTTGCCGAGTTTGATTTAAGCAAAGGTTTGCAAGATCCCCACGGTAATAAAGATTACTGGACGCTAAAACCGACTTCAGTGCAATTATTTAATCAGTCCGAAGTGGGCGCGATTAAAGGCACAGTTGGCGCTACTGTGATGGAAGGCTGTGAAGTCGCTGCGGGTGGCTCAGTGTTCTCGCCAGCGGTTTATTTGTATCCTGCTAATACCACGCTGGAGCAGATGAAGGATTTCAGAACTGAGGCCGACACGGCCACTGAGATTGCGCCTATTGCGGCGGCTCGGGTGAATGATGTCACTGATGCAAACGGCCAAGTCATCGACCACGATTATGAATTTGGCTTTGTGGTCGCAGGGGATTACAGCTTAGGTTATACCTGCCTAGCGCAAAATGATGATCCAGATGTGAGTAACAATCCCGATGATGTGGAATCGCCTTTCTTTATTCACGCCGCAGAAACTGGGGTGACAGTGACGGCCAAAGGGGTTGCCGAGCGTAACTTCCCTTAG
- a CDS encoding cytochrome b/b6 domain-containing protein, which yields MSANVTQIFDFVLARLHLWIVLSVGLLVCTSPWIFIGRSLRANASIWDYLHVYLGLIATALGILFLLRNSIQGKWHQYFAWLVGDWGQLIQDVKGLFKGKLPVAGGKGLFSTVEGIGMLLLVATGMTGALWFFYQGTPLAMTWRGYHQVCADVFIGFLVVHLVLAASHIIEFIRQ from the coding sequence ATGTCGGCAAACGTAACCCAGATATTCGATTTTGTGTTGGCGCGTCTACACCTGTGGATTGTGCTATCCGTGGGGCTACTCGTCTGCACCAGCCCATGGATTTTTATCGGTAGAAGCCTGCGCGCCAATGCCAGTATCTGGGATTATCTGCATGTTTATCTTGGGTTAATTGCTACTGCATTGGGGATCTTATTTTTACTGCGCAACAGTATTCAAGGCAAATGGCATCAATACTTCGCCTGGCTGGTGGGGGATTGGGGGCAACTCATACAGGATGTAAAAGGGCTTTTTAAGGGAAAACTGCCCGTTGCCGGGGGCAAGGGCTTATTCAGCACGGTTGAGGGTATTGGCATGTTGCTGCTGGTCGCAACGGGCATGACAGGGGCGTTGTGGTTTTTCTATCAAGGTACCCCGCTGGCGATGACATGGCGTGGTTACCATCAAGTTTGCGCCGATGTATTTATTGGCTTTTTAGTGGTTCACTTGGTTTTAGCGGCATCTCATATTATTGAATTTATCAGGCAATAA
- the hemG gene encoding menaquinone-dependent protoporphyrinogen IX dehydrogenase, with protein MKKILIIFSSVHGQTRKITNQLAQQLKELGNSVVIADIKAVPAMESFDKIVIGASIRHGKHNPALYEFIQKHQKILTQKVSGFFSVSLVARKPEKNTPETNPYMQAFLSKTTWRPTLLQVFGGNLNYQGYNAFDRNIIRFIMWLTKGPTDPVTNVEYTDWQKVNDFGLLIHQA; from the coding sequence GTGAAAAAAATTCTGATCATCTTCTCTAGTGTTCATGGTCAAACTCGCAAAATCACCAATCAATTGGCGCAACAACTCAAAGAGTTAGGTAATTCTGTGGTGATTGCGGATATTAAGGCTGTGCCGGCGATGGAGTCCTTCGATAAGATCGTTATTGGCGCCAGTATTCGCCACGGAAAACATAATCCGGCGTTGTACGAATTTATTCAAAAGCATCAAAAGATCCTCACGCAAAAGGTGAGCGGTTTTTTCTCCGTCAGTTTAGTCGCCCGTAAACCTGAGAAAAACACCCCAGAAACCAATCCTTATATGCAGGCGTTTTTAAGCAAAACCACTTGGCGCCCAACCCTGTTGCAAGTGTTTGGCGGTAATCTAAATTACCAAGGCTATAATGCCTTCGATAGAAATATCATCCGCTTTATCATGTGGTTAACTAAGGGGCCAACGGATCCTGTCACCAATGTTGAATACACGGATTGGCAAAAAGTGAATGATTTCGGCCTGTTGATCCACCAAGCCTGA
- a CDS encoding MFS transporter has protein sequence MKTTQNADPKALLLWMTFVMSLVFAVWQALLNNFVIEKAQFTGAEIGMLQSLREIPGFLAFTAIFVLLLVREQAFALLSLALLCIGVAITGFFPQVLGLYLTTVLMSVGFHYFETINQSLTLQWVAKQDTAGFMGKALAWRSAAALVGYGSIWLVMTWLKLDYWHMYLIIGVLGLLMVISMSLYYPQFDTHEVQHKKIILRKRYWLYYLLTFFSGARRQIFMVFAGFMMVEKFGYTVSEITALFLINYVVNLLFAPSIGRLIGRIGERNALTVEYIGLFFVFVSYALVEQPHMAAALYVIDHLLFAMAIAMKTYFQKIADSKDIAATMSVSFTINHIAAVIIPVLLGLLWLSDPALVFYIGAGFAVCSLVLALNVPRHPSPGNETNWAWSAKSIEKPSLDS, from the coding sequence ATGAAAACAACTCAAAACGCAGATCCCAAAGCACTGCTGCTGTGGATGACGTTTGTTATGTCGCTCGTGTTCGCCGTTTGGCAAGCCCTACTGAACAACTTCGTGATTGAAAAAGCCCAATTCACTGGCGCCGAAATCGGTATGCTGCAAAGCCTAAGGGAAATCCCCGGCTTTTTAGCCTTTACCGCTATTTTTGTATTGCTGTTAGTGCGCGAACAAGCCTTCGCCCTGTTGTCATTAGCCCTTCTGTGCATTGGCGTGGCGATTACCGGCTTTTTTCCGCAGGTATTGGGCTTATACCTCACCACAGTATTGATGTCGGTTGGGTTCCATTACTTTGAAACCATTAACCAATCCCTCACCCTGCAATGGGTCGCGAAGCAGGATACTGCTGGTTTTATGGGTAAAGCGCTGGCATGGCGCTCGGCAGCGGCCTTAGTCGGCTATGGCAGTATTTGGCTTGTCATGACTTGGCTTAAACTCGATTACTGGCATATGTATTTGATTATTGGTGTATTAGGTCTACTGATGGTGATCAGCATGAGTCTGTACTACCCACAGTTTGATACCCACGAAGTGCAACACAAAAAAATCATCCTACGTAAACGCTACTGGTTGTATTACCTGTTAACCTTCTTCTCTGGCGCCCGTCGGCAGATTTTTATGGTGTTCGCAGGCTTTATGATGGTCGAGAAATTCGGCTATACCGTCAGTGAAATCACCGCACTTTTCCTGATCAACTATGTGGTCAATCTACTGTTTGCGCCATCCATTGGTCGCCTAATCGGCCGTATTGGCGAGCGCAACGCCCTCACGGTGGAATACATTGGGTTATTTTTTGTGTTTGTCAGCTATGCGCTTGTCGAGCAACCCCATATGGCCGCCGCCCTCTATGTGATTGACCATTTGCTGTTTGCGATGGCAATTGCCATGAAAACCTATTTTCAAAAGATTGCCGATAGCAAAGATATTGCGGCCACCATGTCGGTCAGTTTTACCATTAACCATATCGCTGCGGTGATTATCCCTGTGCTCTTGGGCTTACTGTGGCTGAGCGATCCCGCCCTCGTCTTCTACATTGGCGCCGGATTTGCGGTCTGTTCCTTAGTATTGGCCCTCAATGTACCGCGCCATCCCTCACCTGGGAATGAAACCAATTGGGCTTGGTCTGCTAAATCTATCGAAAAACCGAGTCTCGACAGTTAA